A stretch of Campylobacter gracilis DNA encodes these proteins:
- a CDS encoding Na+/H+ antiporter NhaC family protein, protein MLKNLLIFTAIFLPALALADVEPAVRNSELYGVLTLIPPVAAIVLAFITKDVILSLFLGVLSGTFLIGMVDQNIAASALFAFTDLCSRMVKSMADTWNAGILLQVMCIGGLIALVTKSGGTKALALWLSKHADTPVLGQIYTWLMGIVIFFDDYANALIVGPIMRPLMDKFKISRAKFAFIIDATAAPITGIAVISTWVGVEISAIKEAYSQIGVENINAFTVFVETIPYRFYNIFMIFFVVATAVMSREFGSMYRAEIASRGGKSGAADFKIKNLEDQIFVPKEGVVLRKINAIIPLGAMIVLSVIGFYLNGYSSLEGEALEAVKAAPLSFTSIRTAFSAADASVVLFQSALFSSIIAVVLGIAQKIYGVKEAIEVWVGGWKSMLNTVIILLFAWSLSSVIKELGTSRYLVELLSDATPRFALAIVIFVLSSFISFSTGTSFGTMGIVTPLAVPLAHAVGQKYGLSGEEFHVFMCVNISAVLTGAIFGDHCSPISDTTILSSMGAGCDHIEHVSTQMTYALVVCGISIVCGYLPAGFGLSVWGCLILGIAAIILLLRVVGKRVDV, encoded by the coding sequence ATGTTAAAAAATTTGCTTATCTTTACGGCGATTTTTTTGCCCGCGCTGGCGCTTGCGGACGTGGAGCCCGCCGTGCGAAACAGCGAGCTTTACGGCGTGTTAACGCTTATCCCGCCAGTTGCGGCGATCGTGCTTGCTTTTATCACCAAGGACGTGATTTTGTCGCTGTTTTTAGGCGTGCTAAGCGGGACCTTTCTCATCGGTATGGTCGATCAAAATATCGCAGCTTCGGCGCTTTTCGCTTTTACCGATCTGTGCTCGCGCATGGTAAAATCGATGGCTGATACGTGGAACGCGGGCATTTTGCTTCAGGTCATGTGTATCGGCGGGCTCATCGCTTTGGTGACCAAAAGCGGCGGCACGAAGGCACTTGCGCTCTGGCTTAGCAAGCACGCAGACACTCCAGTTTTGGGTCAAATTTACACTTGGCTGATGGGTATCGTGATATTTTTTGACGATTACGCAAACGCCCTGATCGTGGGCCCTATCATGCGGCCTCTGATGGATAAATTTAAAATTTCGCGCGCGAAATTCGCCTTCATTATCGACGCGACCGCAGCGCCGATCACCGGCATCGCGGTGATCTCCACGTGGGTCGGAGTCGAAATTTCGGCGATCAAAGAGGCCTACTCGCAGATCGGCGTAGAAAACATAAACGCCTTCACCGTCTTTGTTGAGACGATCCCGTATAGATTTTATAATATTTTCATGATCTTTTTCGTAGTGGCTACCGCCGTGATGAGTAGGGAGTTTGGCTCGATGTATCGCGCAGAGATCGCATCTCGCGGCGGCAAGAGCGGAGCTGCGGATTTTAAAATCAAAAATTTAGAGGATCAAATTTTCGTACCCAAAGAGGGCGTCGTACTCCGTAAGATAAACGCGATAATCCCGCTAGGAGCGATGATCGTTCTTTCCGTCATCGGTTTTTATCTCAACGGCTACAGCTCACTGGAGGGCGAGGCTTTGGAGGCGGTCAAGGCAGCCCCTCTTAGCTTTACTTCGATACGTACCGCATTTAGCGCGGCGGATGCTTCGGTCGTGCTATTTCAATCCGCGCTCTTTTCATCGATCATCGCCGTCGTTTTAGGCATCGCGCAAAAAATTTACGGCGTCAAAGAGGCGATCGAGGTCTGGGTTGGCGGCTGGAAAAGTATGCTAAATACCGTCATAATCCTGCTTTTTGCGTGGTCGCTAAGCTCTGTTATCAAGGAGCTAGGCACTTCGCGCTACTTGGTCGAGCTTCTAAGCGACGCTACGCCGCGCTTTGCGCTTGCGATCGTGATCTTCGTGCTTAGCTCGTTTATCTCCTTTTCAACGGGCACGAGCTTCGGTACGATGGGTATCGTCACGCCTTTAGCCGTGCCGTTAGCGCACGCCGTGGGGCAAAAATATGGCCTTAGCGGCGAGGAATTTCACGTTTTCATGTGCGTAAATATCAGCGCGGTGCTTACCGGAGCGATCTTCGGCGATCACTGCTCGCCGATTTCTGATACGACGATTCTTTCATCGATGGGCGCAGGCTGCGATCACATCGAGCACGTAAGCACGCAGATGACCTATGCTCTGGTCGTTTGTGGCATCAGTATCGTTTGTGGCTACCTACCTGCGGGCTTTGGGCTTAGCGTGTGGGGATGTCTGATCTTGGGTATCGCGGCTATCATTCTTTTACTGCGCGTAGTGGGTAAAAGAGTGGATGTATGA